A window of Gloeocapsa sp. PCC 73106 contains these coding sequences:
- a CDS encoding methyl-accepting chemotaxis protein: protein MTITKKNPVESNSEINSQDHDNSASHLSNDRKDQIRKIPKRSGTLRNRLLMTLLPTLLIPLAVANGIAVNVINRDIKGGKLQEQEKTVIITGHITSQFFQAVQNVNNVLEVNPIILDSLKSGTQKVQSEGLLQKSIDEVEQQFATTKLLSLNQALNNYLQTLAEENNIAEIIITERNGFNVGYNSPSSDFVQSDEEWWQTAQQKGATILEPKFDESSNSAVLELVAPIRYLKTGELLGVGKFGVSIKHLNERLASIVGVKLIGSQTIQIIDSKTARSLNTMTAEETTELTEIIGGQEVVEILRMFSEAARNRDTELENLGELQGISNVELTKFNEDEIVMFFENGERYFHVINIPATNLVAITSIEKAQVAAQRNQLIIILGSTALLLAGLATGIIFLLSQKLSQPLANLASKAQQVANGDLEVEANLEGTQETQFLAENFNNLVKQLKILIQEQRNFGQEKEQQTKALEQEIYQLLNEVEGALDGDLTVRASLTSIEMSTVADLFNAIIDNLKDIAVKVKDSTTQVSSSLEADQLLIQKLAEQAIEEVEATHHTLESVKEMSNSIEDIAENANRTAVLAQDTHTVTQQGASLMDETVDSILNLRTTIGDTAKKMKRLGESSQKISYVVSLIEEMALKTNLLAINASVEAHRAGEQGEGFRIVAEQVSALAEQSSTAAQQITTIVKEIQLENQEVSKTMEIGITQVVNSTNLVESTKQNLKKVLELSESINNLMQSISKTTVSQTIISHTVRELMERIVQQSKQRLAYTQKVTQSMETTAEVSQELELAVRQFKVKD, encoded by the coding sequence ATGACTATTACCAAGAAAAACCCGGTTGAATCAAACTCTGAAATCAATTCTCAGGATCATGATAATTCAGCCTCCCATCTATCCAATGACAGGAAAGATCAGATTAGAAAAATTCCTAAACGTTCAGGAACTCTGCGTAATCGATTATTGATGACTCTTCTACCTACTCTTCTTATCCCCTTGGCAGTTGCTAATGGGATCGCGGTTAATGTGATTAATCGTGATATCAAGGGAGGGAAACTGCAAGAACAGGAAAAAACTGTTATCATCACTGGTCACATTACTAGCCAATTTTTCCAAGCAGTACAAAATGTTAACAATGTTCTCGAAGTCAACCCCATAATTTTGGATAGTTTGAAGTCTGGAACCCAAAAAGTACAATCTGAAGGATTACTGCAAAAATCTATTGACGAAGTTGAACAACAGTTCGCAACAACTAAGTTATTATCATTAAATCAAGCGCTCAACAATTATCTTCAAACCCTCGCGGAAGAAAACAATATTGCAGAAATTATTATTACAGAACGAAATGGTTTCAACGTTGGATATAATTCCCCCTCTTCAGACTTTGTGCAAAGCGATGAAGAATGGTGGCAAACTGCGCAACAAAAGGGAGCAACAATTCTCGAACCCAAATTTGACGAGTCAAGTAACTCAGCCGTTCTAGAATTGGTAGCTCCTATTAGATATCTTAAAACTGGTGAGCTACTCGGGGTAGGTAAATTTGGGGTTTCCATAAAACATTTGAATGAAAGGCTAGCCTCAATTGTTGGAGTTAAACTCATAGGATCTCAGACTATTCAAATTATTGATTCCAAGACTGCAAGATCATTGAACACCATGACGGCTGAAGAGACAACTGAGTTAACAGAAATCATTGGTGGTCAAGAAGTAGTAGAAATATTGAGAATGTTTAGTGAAGCTGCTAGAAACCGAGATACCGAGCTAGAAAATCTAGGAGAACTTCAAGGCATCTCCAACGTTGAATTGACAAAATTTAATGAAGATGAGATTGTCATGTTCTTTGAGAATGGAGAAAGATATTTTCACGTTATTAATATTCCTGCTACGAATCTTGTTGCAATAACTTCTATTGAGAAGGCACAGGTTGCTGCACAAAGAAATCAACTGATAATCATTTTGGGATCGACGGCGCTTCTCTTAGCAGGTTTGGCTACCGGGATCATTTTCTTGTTATCACAAAAACTCTCTCAACCTTTGGCAAACTTGGCGAGTAAAGCACAACAGGTAGCGAATGGAGATTTAGAAGTTGAAGCAAATTTAGAAGGAACACAAGAAACCCAATTCCTAGCTGAAAACTTCAATAACTTAGTGAAACAGCTCAAGATTCTGATTCAAGAACAACGAAACTTTGGTCAAGAGAAAGAACAGCAAACAAAAGCCTTAGAACAAGAAATTTATCAACTCCTCAATGAAGTGGAAGGGGCATTAGACGGGGATCTAACTGTTCGCGCGAGCTTAACCTCAATAGAGATGAGTACTGTTGCTGATTTATTTAATGCGATCATTGACAATCTCAAAGATATTGCTGTGAAGGTAAAAGACTCCACTACACAAGTAAGTTCATCTCTGGAAGCCGACCAACTACTGATTCAGAAATTAGCTGAACAAGCGATTGAAGAAGTTGAAGCAACTCATCACACTTTAGAGTCAGTTAAAGAGATGTCCAATTCTATTGAAGATATTGCTGAAAATGCTAACCGAACGGCCGTGCTCGCTCAAGATACTCATACTGTTACTCAACAAGGCGCTAGTCTTATGGATGAAACTGTAGATAGTATTTTAAATTTACGAACAACTATCGGTGACACAGCTAAAAAAATGAAGCGGTTAGGGGAGTCTTCCCAAAAAATCTCTTATGTTGTCTCTCTGATTGAAGAAATGGCACTGAAAACAAATTTATTAGCAATTAATGCCAGTGTTGAAGCCCATCGTGCTGGAGAACAGGGAGAAGGTTTCAGGATTGTGGCAGAACAAGTTAGTGCTTTAGCAGAACAATCATCTACAGCTGCCCAACAAATCACGACAATTGTGAAAGAGATTCAATTGGAAAACCAAGAAGTTAGTAAAACCATGGAAATTGGAATTACTCAGGTAGTAAATAGTACTAACTTGGTAGAATCGACCAAACAGAACTTAAAAAAGGTTCTAGAGCTTTCTGAGTCCATTAACAACTTAATGCAATCTATCTCTAAAACTACCGTTTCTCAAACTATTATCTCCCATACGGTAAGAGAACTGATGGAACGAATTGTGCAACAATCTAAACAACGACTTGCCTATACTCAAAAAGTAACTCAGTCGATGGAAACCACTGCTGAAGTTTCTCAAGAATTAGAGCTTGCTGTTAGGCAATTCAAAGTAAAGGATTAG
- a CDS encoding PleD family two-component system response regulator: MLSKTTSILDNNQTKRILVVDDMKAELELISRYLTQAGYSVATAKDGKEAMQKVIEYKPDAIVTDWMMPEMGGLDLCRQLKKKKETADIPIVACTAKSRDVDRMWATKQGVKRYVVKPFTAEELIIAIKEAMA, encoded by the coding sequence ATGCTATCTAAAACAACATCTATATTAGACAACAACCAAACAAAAAGAATATTAGTCGTCGATGATATGAAAGCTGAGTTAGAGCTCATCAGTCGATATCTTACTCAGGCTGGATATAGTGTTGCAACTGCAAAAGATGGAAAAGAAGCAATGCAAAAAGTTATTGAGTATAAGCCTGATGCTATTGTGACAGACTGGATGATGCCAGAAATGGGGGGACTAGATTTGTGTCGCCAACTTAAGAAAAAAAAAGAAACAGCGGATATTCCTATCGTAGCTTGTACTGCTAAAAGTAGGGATGTTGATCGGATGTGGGCAACTAAACAGGGCGTTAAAAGATATGTGGTCAAACCCTTCACTGCTGAAGAATTAATCATTGCCATCAAAGAAGCAATGGCTTAA
- a CDS encoding response regulator yields MNQEQQIRIDFLDEAQDSYDCIESVILGLAGNIVVTEKIDLALRSAHSLKGGAGMMGFTTLSHISHRLEDFLKILRVRYRSTAIGVEVETLLLQSVDALRQVGDLHRQGTDIEQNWLNRNIDPIFEKLHQHLGELEEEDENTLFSENLNADPIRIMFEEGVEKLLDQFEKKLANLPLTDFAEALVIISEQLTAFGKMANLEPFVRLCQSIQQQANIASPEQLNNLTDQALNLWRRSHALVIRGNLDKLPCRVNLRDGTSTFGELDGDDLLSKHYDLALELQQEVELIDINEFIVPEIESNFDLISEMAIENQDSSELDDLFSLEIPDFTAESLVICNIKEQQEEIALDKQEEQESETLLSLANFNFSDLTEISPSAKPEVNKSEQQTSKTVRVPVKQLYQINSVFSKLVLEQNKINLRLEQLISFAALMHERMNKLEISNNQLKKWYDRASVDNITPTSQQLNPGNQNLPSAHISPSSDHFVSSKNYQEQFDILEMDFYSDLHLISQNQIETIVQLQEVTTDIDLGLKEMTQTVRGLDQYTQLLQNNVTRIQMQAFADMTKSYSRLVRDLSVRFDKSVKLNIEGENTLIDRTMIEDLNASLIHLIRNAFAHGIEDRDSRITCGKSPEATITLRAINRGTQIIIIVSDDGRGIGLDKICDRLRQMGIPDEDIKEMSEAEIVEHIFQTGFTTSDELSELAGRGIGMDIVRTNLQKFQGDIQVDTQTNKGTTFTLSLPFNLSLLHVMLVERLGMVFAVPISSIKEVVTLHKREDVSIEDLKQLTWQEQVISLIRLEENFKFNRFQDSFEMFGNPVINKPTALIIGEGTAIGGIYIDRIWGKQDAVIRPIESFFPLPVGFITSMILKDGRVLPVIDPVQIFQVCLEASQTEPKEDSTLAEQHTDMSVISETLDTILVVDDSINVRRYLTLTLEKAGYRVEQAKDGQQAVDKLFAGLSVQAVICDIEMPRLNGYGFLEEVKAKLEFQSLPIVMLTSRSNEKHRKLAMNLGASAYFSKPYNEQELLQKVSNLILDYQNIILSTTPVC; encoded by the coding sequence ATGAATCAAGAACAACAAATCCGGATTGATTTTCTAGATGAGGCCCAAGATTCCTATGATTGCATTGAATCAGTGATCCTGGGTTTGGCTGGTAACATTGTTGTTACTGAGAAAATCGACCTAGCATTGCGATCGGCTCACTCACTCAAAGGTGGAGCAGGTATGATGGGATTTACGACTCTTAGTCATATTTCTCATCGCTTAGAAGATTTCTTAAAAATCCTACGAGTTCGTTACCGTTCTACTGCAATTGGTGTTGAAGTAGAAACACTGTTGTTACAAAGTGTAGATGCTTTGCGTCAGGTAGGTGATTTGCATCGTCAAGGGACAGATATTGAACAGAACTGGTTAAATCGTAATATTGATCCTATTTTTGAAAAGTTACATCAACATTTGGGAGAACTTGAAGAGGAAGACGAAAATACCTTATTTTCTGAGAATCTCAATGCTGACCCTATAAGGATAATGTTTGAGGAAGGGGTAGAAAAACTTCTAGACCAATTTGAGAAAAAGTTAGCTAATCTTCCCCTGACAGATTTTGCTGAAGCATTGGTAATAATATCGGAACAACTTACTGCTTTTGGTAAAATGGCGAATTTAGAGCCTTTTGTTCGACTGTGTCAATCGATTCAGCAACAAGCCAATATTGCAAGTCCAGAACAATTGAACAATCTAACTGATCAGGCTTTGAACCTCTGGCGACGTTCTCATGCCTTAGTGATACGAGGTAATTTAGATAAACTTCCTTGTAGAGTTAACCTGAGGGATGGTACCTCTACCTTTGGAGAACTAGATGGTGATGATCTTTTGTCCAAACATTATGATTTAGCTTTAGAATTGCAGCAGGAAGTAGAATTAATCGATATCAATGAATTCATTGTACCTGAAATTGAATCGAACTTTGATTTGATATCAGAGATGGCAATAGAGAATCAAGATTCCTCTGAGTTGGATGATTTGTTTTCTCTAGAGATTCCTGATTTCACAGCTGAAAGTCTGGTAATCTGCAATATAAAAGAGCAACAGGAAGAAATCGCTTTAGATAAGCAGGAGGAACAAGAAAGCGAAACTCTGCTGAGTTTGGCTAATTTTAACTTTTCAGACCTCACTGAAATTTCACCAAGTGCTAAACCTGAAGTTAATAAGAGCGAACAACAGACAAGTAAAACTGTTCGAGTTCCCGTAAAACAACTATATCAAATTAATAGCGTATTTAGTAAGTTAGTTCTGGAACAGAACAAAATTAACCTCCGTTTAGAGCAACTGATCAGTTTTGCCGCACTCATGCATGAGCGCATGAATAAATTGGAAATTTCGAACAACCAACTCAAAAAATGGTACGACAGAGCTTCTGTTGACAACATCACTCCAACAAGTCAACAATTAAACCCAGGCAATCAGAACTTACCATCTGCCCATATTTCTCCGTCTTCTGATCATTTTGTCAGTTCAAAAAATTATCAAGAACAATTTGATATTTTAGAAATGGATTTTTACAGTGATCTTCACTTAATTTCTCAAAATCAAATTGAAACCATTGTTCAGCTACAGGAGGTTACGACAGATATAGATCTTGGCTTAAAAGAAATGACTCAAACTGTCCGAGGATTAGACCAATATACACAATTGCTCCAGAATAATGTCACCCGAATCCAAATGCAAGCATTTGCTGATATGACTAAATCTTATTCCAGATTAGTCAGGGATCTTAGTGTTAGATTTGATAAATCAGTCAAACTTAATATTGAGGGAGAAAATACCTTAATAGATCGCACAATGATTGAAGATCTCAATGCGTCTCTAATACATCTTATTCGCAATGCTTTTGCCCATGGGATAGAAGATCGTGATAGTCGCATCACCTGTGGAAAGTCTCCAGAGGCTACGATCACCCTACGGGCTATTAACCGAGGAACTCAAATCATAATCATTGTTAGTGACGATGGAAGAGGTATTGGACTAGACAAAATTTGTGATCGTCTTCGACAAATGGGAATTCCCGATGAAGACATTAAGGAGATGTCCGAAGCAGAAATTGTTGAGCACATTTTTCAAACTGGATTTACTACTAGTGATGAATTATCTGAACTTGCCGGTCGAGGCATAGGTATGGATATTGTGCGTACTAATTTACAAAAATTTCAAGGAGATATTCAGGTAGATACTCAAACCAATAAGGGGACAACCTTTACTCTTAGCCTTCCTTTCAACTTATCGCTCTTACACGTGATGCTTGTAGAAAGATTAGGAATGGTCTTTGCGGTTCCCATAAGTAGCATTAAAGAAGTTGTTACTTTACACAAAAGAGAAGATGTATCAATTGAAGACTTAAAACAACTAACTTGGCAAGAACAGGTTATCTCCTTGATACGGCTTGAAGAAAATTTCAAGTTCAATCGATTCCAGGACTCTTTTGAAATGTTTGGTAATCCAGTGATCAACAAGCCGACTGCTCTTATTATTGGAGAAGGAACTGCTATCGGTGGCATTTACATTGACCGTATTTGGGGCAAGCAAGATGCGGTGATTCGCCCCATTGAAAGTTTTTTCCCTCTACCTGTTGGTTTCATTACTTCGATGATCCTAAAAGACGGACGAGTGCTTCCTGTAATCGATCCTGTACAAATTTTTCAAGTTTGCTTAGAAGCTAGTCAAACTGAGCCTAAAGAGGACTCTACCTTAGCAGAGCAACATACCGATATGTCAGTTATCTCAGAAACACTAGACACGATTTTAGTTGTGGATGACTCAATCAATGTCCGTCGCTATTTAACGTTAACTCTAGAAAAAGCAGGTTATCGCGTCGAACAAGCTAAAGATGGACAACAGGCTGTTGATAAGCTTTTTGCTGGGCTTTCGGTTCAAGCGGTTATCTGTGATATCGAAATGCCTCGTCTTAATGGTTATGGGTTTCTAGAGGAAGTCAAGGCTAAGTTGGAGTTTCAATCTCTCCCGATTGTCATGCTAACCTCTCGTAGTAATGAGAAGCATCGCAAGTTGGCGATGAATTTGGGGGCTTCAGCTTACTTCTCTAAACCTTACAATGAGCAAGAATTACTGCAAAAAGTTAGTAACTTAATCCTTGATTACCAAAATATCATACTATCAACTACTCCAGTGTGTTAA
- a CDS encoding ABC exporter membrane fusion protein has product MATTTGIFAFPSLQHTQTARQNSPETFPDNIPAVTTITSLGRIAPQEKVTRLSATIPFEGARVEQLLVKKGDVVKAGQIIAILDSRDRQLAALKRDQEQVKVAQARLEQVKAGAKTGAIKAQLKTIERFKAELRGQIVAQEAKIANLQARLQGEKQAQEAKIKGFKAQLKNAQTECSRYEKLYRDGAVSASEYDSRCLEEDTFREQLNEAEANLLRIITTLSEEINEAQAILTRTVVTLQKQIIEAEATLEEIAEVRPVDVQVAQAEVDKAMAMVKQAEADLELAYVRAPINGRILEVHIRPGETITNKGIVELGQTEQMEVIAEIYKTDIGKVSLGQQAIITSDAFPEQLQGTVTQIGLQVKQQNVFSNVPGADVDRKVVEVNISLEPEDSKRVEGLTHLQVQVAIQL; this is encoded by the coding sequence GTGGCAACTACTACTGGTATCTTTGCTTTCCCAAGTTTACAGCATACTCAAACTGCTCGGCAAAATTCTCCAGAAACTTTTCCAGATAATATCCCTGCTGTCACAACTATTACTTCTTTAGGACGTATAGCTCCTCAAGAAAAAGTCACTCGCCTCTCTGCCACTATTCCTTTCGAAGGTGCGCGAGTGGAACAACTTTTGGTGAAAAAAGGAGACGTAGTTAAAGCCGGACAGATAATTGCCATACTTGACAGTCGCGATCGCCAACTAGCAGCCTTAAAACGAGATCAAGAACAAGTCAAAGTTGCCCAAGCTCGTCTAGAACAAGTTAAAGCAGGTGCTAAGACTGGAGCTATCAAAGCTCAGTTAAAGACAATTGAACGGTTCAAGGCAGAGCTGCGAGGACAAATTGTGGCTCAAGAGGCAAAAATAGCTAACTTACAAGCCCGTTTACAAGGGGAAAAACAGGCTCAAGAGGCAAAAATTAAGGGTTTCAAGGCTCAGTTAAAGAATGCTCAAACTGAGTGCAGTCGGTATGAGAAATTATACCGAGATGGTGCTGTATCGGCTTCTGAGTATGACAGTAGGTGCCTTGAAGAGGATACATTCCGAGAGCAGCTAAACGAAGCTGAAGCCAACCTGCTCAGGATTATAACTACCCTCTCTGAAGAAATTAACGAAGCTCAAGCAATTTTAACCCGAACTGTAGTGACTCTTCAAAAGCAAATAATTGAAGCGGAAGCAACTCTAGAGGAGATAGCCGAGGTTCGTCCTGTGGACGTCCAGGTGGCTCAAGCCGAGGTAGACAAGGCGATGGCGATGGTAAAACAGGCTGAAGCTGACCTGGAGTTAGCTTATGTGCGAGCCCCCATAAACGGCAGAATTTTGGAAGTTCACATAAGACCAGGAGAAACTATCACTAACAAGGGAATAGTTGAACTTGGTCAAACAGAGCAAATGGAGGTAATAGCTGAGATCTACAAAACTGATATTGGTAAAGTTTCTCTTGGTCAGCAAGCTATCATTACCAGCGATGCTTTTCCCGAACAATTACAGGGAACAGTTACTCAAATTGGCTTACAAGTTAAACAACAAAACGTCTTCAGCAACGTTCCTGGAGCTGATGTAGATCGCAAAGTAGTTGAGGTCAACATCAGTCTTGAACCAGAAGATAGCAAGCGAGTTGAGGGTTTAACTCACTTACAAGTACAGGTAGCTATTCAACTTTAG
- a CDS encoding cyclic nucleotide-binding domain-containing protein yields the protein MMAQTTFWHALGAGLLSASSMPLGALTSLFWNPQKRVVAFLTAFGAGALLSAVVIDLVGGATETGHYLELVIGSIFGSIFFIVVNQIVNKSGGFLRKPSTTLVHLTEQESRRFQKKIAQLKRLSVLRDLPLIWQEKIAERLFIVNYPKGTALYSQGDPSESLYILEKGKVELQDPQAGFQNLAEISSNDIFGKSAFFTGSPHQSVAVAAEDSQLGVLLRSDFEELLDISPELVQATQHYLQSEEIADYLQTRHGFRLSEVRNWVNQGVETVARERQLLAAVTIEQKRPEFLKLARKIERFPVFSYLPAEELEKVADRLIHQTKANGFVFFQPKDSSDYLYIIEEGEIQIIYPSELKTQPLVLKKGDPFGELSFLINAPHTVTAIAKTDVAVWAIRRQDFREILQQSPGLQLGVKTFLEQPKLRDYLQTRQHLASDKARQWLTESLESMNAKHLIPSAMSVIKETQEQHDAPMAIWLGLMLDAIPEALTIGAHIAVNPISSTLLAGIFIANYPEALSSSRGMLQQGFSIPKTLIMWTSIMIVTGLLAGLGNIVFAQAPDNVISLLESMAAGAMLTVIAETMLPEAYSKGSSIVGISTLIGFLVVILINTLE from the coding sequence ATGATGGCTCAAACTACATTTTGGCATGCCCTAGGAGCAGGACTACTTAGTGCTAGTTCGATGCCATTGGGAGCTTTGACGTCCCTGTTTTGGAATCCTCAAAAGCGCGTCGTAGCCTTTTTGACGGCCTTTGGTGCGGGTGCACTATTATCCGCGGTAGTGATAGACTTAGTAGGCGGCGCCACAGAAACTGGTCATTATTTAGAATTAGTAATAGGCTCGATTTTTGGAAGTATCTTTTTTATAGTTGTCAATCAAATAGTTAATAAATCAGGGGGATTTCTGCGCAAACCCTCTACCACTTTAGTACATCTAACTGAACAAGAAAGTCGTCGTTTTCAAAAAAAGATTGCTCAACTAAAACGCTTAAGCGTCTTGCGTGATTTACCCTTAATTTGGCAGGAAAAAATAGCTGAACGTTTATTTATAGTCAATTACCCCAAAGGTACAGCCTTATATAGCCAGGGAGATCCTAGTGAAAGTCTTTATATTCTAGAAAAAGGAAAAGTTGAGTTACAAGATCCTCAAGCAGGCTTTCAAAACTTAGCCGAGATTAGTAGTAACGATATTTTTGGTAAGTCAGCTTTTTTTACCGGAAGTCCCCATCAAAGTGTAGCAGTTGCTGCTGAAGATAGTCAGCTAGGGGTATTGCTCCGTTCTGATTTTGAGGAACTATTGGATATTTCCCCGGAACTTGTACAAGCAACTCAACACTATTTACAAAGCGAAGAAATCGCCGATTATTTGCAAACACGTCACGGCTTTAGGTTATCGGAAGTGAGAAACTGGGTCAATCAGGGGGTGGAAACAGTAGCTAGAGAAAGACAACTACTGGCTGCGGTGACTATTGAACAGAAACGTCCAGAGTTCCTCAAATTAGCGCGTAAAATAGAGAGATTTCCTGTTTTTAGCTATCTACCCGCAGAAGAATTAGAAAAAGTCGCCGATCGCCTGATCCATCAAACTAAAGCCAATGGTTTCGTATTTTTTCAACCTAAAGATAGTTCAGACTATTTATATATCATTGAAGAGGGGGAAATTCAAATTATTTACCCTAGTGAATTAAAGACACAACCGTTAGTGCTTAAAAAAGGGGATCCTTTCGGGGAATTATCTTTTCTAATCAACGCTCCTCACACGGTGACAGCGATCGCTAAAACCGATGTAGCTGTTTGGGCGATTAGACGTCAAGATTTTAGGGAAATTTTACAACAATCTCCTGGCTTACAATTGGGAGTAAAAACCTTTTTAGAGCAACCCAAACTCAGAGATTATCTACAAACCAGACAGCATCTCGCTTCAGACAAAGCAAGACAATGGCTCACAGAATCTCTCGAAAGTATGAACGCCAAGCATTTAATTCCCTCCGCAATGAGTGTTATTAAAGAAACACAAGAACAACACGACGCGCCCATGGCAATCTGGCTAGGATTAATGCTCGATGCGATTCCAGAAGCTTTAACTATTGGAGCTCATATAGCGGTCAACCCTATTAGTAGTACACTCTTAGCGGGGATATTTATCGCTAACTATCCTGAAGCCCTCTCGAGTTCTCGAGGTATGCTACAACAAGGCTTTTCTATTCCCAAAACCTTGATCATGTGGACCTCTATTATGATAGTCACCGGTCTTTTGGCAGGATTGGGAAATATTGTATTTGCACAGGCACCAGATAACGTCATTTCACTTTTAGAATCCATGGCTGCAGGGGCGATGCTCACGGTAATTGCTGAAACGATGCTACCTGAAGCTTACTCTAAAGGTAGCTCAATTGTAGGTATATCTACTCTAATTGGTTTTCTAGTGGTAATTTTAATTAACACACTGGAGTAG
- a CDS encoding chemotaxis protein CheW, translated as MLTNTQSSLSKLQELLPQLFESTQLLGEPFLRFQLTPGIIALLSMESVQEALLVPVKFITRIPNVPSFVVGLVNSRDRVFFAIDLPEMLGLASPLTTSLHYHMITIQVSQLISSNPEQKICLGLIVNYIQGITRVNSDEKLSDQGNFSSSLTPHIQAVIAEKETLLPILSLASIIKQANKR; from the coding sequence ATGTTAACAAATACTCAATCTTCGCTCTCTAAACTGCAAGAACTCCTTCCTCAACTATTTGAATCGACACAGTTACTTGGCGAGCCTTTCCTTCGTTTTCAGCTAACACCAGGGATAATTGCATTACTTTCGATGGAATCTGTACAGGAAGCTTTATTAGTGCCTGTCAAATTCATAACACGAATTCCTAATGTGCCATCATTTGTTGTCGGGTTAGTTAACTCTCGTGATCGGGTTTTCTTTGCCATCGATTTACCTGAGATGCTGGGATTAGCTTCTCCTTTAACCACCTCACTACACTATCACATGATCACCATCCAAGTCTCTCAATTGATTTCATCTAACCCAGAACAGAAAATTTGTCTTGGTTTAATAGTCAATTACATTCAAGGTATTACCAGGGTAAATTCTGATGAAAAACTGTCAGATCAAGGTAATTTTTCCAGCAGCTTAACCCCTCATATACAGGCTGTGATTGCAGAAAAAGAAACGCTTTTACCAATTTTAAGTTTGGCAAGTATCATTAAACAAGCAAACAAAAGATAG
- the devC gene encoding ABC transporter permease DevC, with protein MIIQIPLAWLQLTREKTRLLVAIAGIAFAVILIFVQLGFKNALYDSATAPHRNLRADLVMINPQSEVLYTVQSFPRERLYQAQRIEGVDSVSFLYVSLGDWKNPQTPRTRSILILAFEPAKPAFKFPGVNQNLDRLKQTDVVIFDQLSRPEFGPIAEDFEKNKTVETEVNGTRVKVGGLFSMGTSFSADGNMITSDSTFLHIFKNRTQGQIDVGLIILKPGADRQKVIKDLSANLLNDVRVLTLDDFAKLEKDYWENSTALGFIFGLGATMGFIVGAVIVYQIIYTDVTDHLSEYATLKAMGYRHRYLLGIVCQESLFLAVLGYIPGFIISQLMYHLIRVETHLPALMTLNLAIFVLILAFLMCSIAGVIAMRKLRYADPADIF; from the coding sequence ATGATTATTCAAATTCCCTTAGCTTGGCTCCAACTAACTCGAGAAAAAACTCGTCTCCTAGTCGCCATAGCAGGTATTGCTTTTGCGGTTATTCTTATCTTTGTGCAACTGGGCTTTAAGAATGCTCTCTATGATAGTGCTACAGCTCCCCATAGGAATTTACGAGCAGATTTAGTTATGATCAATCCTCAATCTGAAGTTTTATACACCGTACAAAGCTTTCCTCGCGAGCGTTTATATCAAGCTCAGAGGATTGAAGGTGTAGACTCTGTCAGTTTCCTATATGTTAGCTTAGGAGATTGGAAAAACCCTCAAACTCCGCGCACTCGCTCTATACTAATTTTGGCTTTTGAGCCAGCTAAACCAGCTTTTAAATTTCCTGGTGTTAATCAGAATTTGGATCGACTAAAACAGACAGATGTAGTGATTTTCGATCAGCTCTCTCGACCCGAGTTTGGACCTATCGCCGAAGATTTTGAGAAAAATAAGACTGTCGAAACCGAAGTCAATGGCACGAGAGTAAAAGTAGGTGGCTTATTTAGCATGGGGACTTCTTTTTCTGCTGATGGTAACATGATTACCAGTGATTCTACTTTTTTACATATCTTCAAAAACCGTACCCAGGGGCAGATTGATGTAGGTTTAATTATTCTCAAGCCAGGAGCTGATCGGCAAAAAGTTATTAAGGATTTGTCAGCAAATTTACTTAATGACGTTAGAGTACTCACTCTCGATGATTTTGCGAAATTAGAGAAGGATTACTGGGAAAACAGCACGGCTCTTGGCTTTATTTTTGGTCTAGGTGCCACGATGGGATTTATTGTCGGCGCAGTAATTGTTTATCAAATTATTTATACCGACGTTACCGATCATCTATCTGAGTATGCAACTCTCAAAGCAATGGGTTATAGACATAGATATCTTTTGGGGATTGTTTGCCAAGAATCTCTGTTTTTAGCAGTTTTAGGCTATATTCCTGGGTTCATTATCTCTCAACTCATGTATCATTTGATCAGAGTAGAGACTCATTTACCAGCATTGATGACCCTAAATCTAGCTATATTTGTACTAATATTAGCATTCCTCATGTGTTCTATAGCTGGTGTCATTGCCATGCGTAAATTGCGTTATGCAGATCCTGCCGATATCTTTTAG